In the genome of Candidatus Rokuibacteriota bacterium, the window GGACGTCAACTATAGAGGGGTATGAGCGCTCTCGTTCTTCCTGAACTGTTCCGCAAGTCGTCAGGGCCTCACGCTTTCCGATCCGCTCGACCAGCTCGTATGGAAGCTCCGAAGTGCGACTGACGCGAGAGTGTGACTACGCGTTCGTGGTTCTCGTCTTTCTGGCGGCTCAGCCGAGCGCTCGACCGATCTCCTGCGACGAGCTGGCCAGCCTGCTCACTATCCCGTTCGATTTCCTCGCCAAGATTCTTCAAAAGCTCTCCAGGGCGGGGCTCGTCGGATCCAAGCAAGGGCCTCACGGCGGGTACCACCTCGTGCGACACCCGTCCGAGATCTCATTTACCGATGTGT includes:
- a CDS encoding Rrf2 family transcriptional regulator, coding for MRLTRECDYAFVVLVFLAAQPSARPISCDELASLLTIPFDFLAKILQKLSRAGLVGSKQGPHGGYHLVRHPSEISFTDVFRAIDDPVRLVECAELESCRCPRLSVCAIIETMRMLHQKIMVGFDEVTVADLIPASRGELAAVHARAVPHPASSPDLES